The nucleotide sequence aaagctgcattgtataaaaaaaaaatgaattttctttaaaatttgtagttcttgtattatccgctaggggcgcactgttttacacttaaacacacttaaatatatgtttaactgtgtaaaattgttgttaaaattgcgcatactttatttatgttcttatgttattctcttgttcataatatattgttcataatgtaaaaggaaaattctgttaattaacattttgataatttactcattctttgcactaattattagtattagtaactaatacaaaggaaaaaagttggcttattgttagttctatgtaattttgcaatgagtttactggtctggcccgcttgatctcaaattaagctttattcggcccgcagaccaaagtgagtttgacacccctggcgtAATAGTTCAGAGTCTTACTTTAAGTAGAGGCATTTCTCGAGCCTCCTTCGCTAACAAATGTAGCTCATTGACCTGCTGCCTCACCAATGGGGGTATGGGATTACAACAAGCAATGATACCCTGAGGCtctctgagagaaaaaaaaaataaaacacaaatatcaGTCCCAAAGATCAAATGGATCATTGTTCTAGCAGTAGAATGAATTATCCTACTTCGGTAACTCTTCAGATATCTTGATCATCATGTGGGTGGGCAGGacatatctataaaaaaaacaaaagtacacacacacacagaactgTATTGAGAACAATACACTAAGCTTTTCCCTCAACTCGTGGGCTGTGAAAACCTGTCTCAAACAGTTGAGATCCATCTCCAAACAGCATACCCGGTGCTTTCATCTTCCTGCCGAGCAAGCTTGTCCCTCCAGGCGAACAGTAGTCTGAAGGCAGTGAGTTGCTGAGTGTTAAAAGACTTTTTCTGCTTCCTCTGCAACTCCAGGTAGGATTCCTCAGTGAATATTGGCTTTGCGTATTTCTGTGTGGGCGAGGGAGGGAACACAGTGAGACTGGTGAATGTCAGAAATGGAACATATTATATTGACGAGACATAGAATAAAGTAGACAACGCTGAATAGACATTTGAATTTCTTTGGAGCAACAAGTCAAAGTTGTACATACTTTCAGGGAAATGTCTTTACTCCTGTTCCAGACACTTTGGATTAAACCAGGCTGACCATGGTTAAAGTCCAAGAGTTGTGCCTTCATACAATCGAAGATATAAAGGAGATAGTGTGTGTCACTGCGAGCATAGAGTGCCATCTCATCTGGTATGGGCCTATGGAGAAAATGTAGTATTTAATATTACTGCAATTCCAACTtctaagtacagtgttccctcgctacttcgcggttcagctaccgcagaCTCAGGGCTTTGccgattttttttccaggagaaaattaaatttaaagatattaagttaaaattataaattacatcattttacaagaggtgggaaaaaatattcaataagaattagtaattgcatcaaaaaaaaggccaaaaaaatggtcaataacatggtgagagttcaggaatcgcattgatgacgtcacggctgtttacaggcgcatcttcactgcccaaaaaaaacaatgttcacaactcccaataacgatgtttcttacgtgcaaaaaaactgccaaagatcctccatccggactactatgtttTTGCtgggtggtgcttttgtgcacatgttatacgtttctttaagcatttttgaaggggcacgcctactttgcggaaatgcagctattgcggggggttccggtccccattaaccgcgataaccgagggaacactgtaataaaaTGATGATCAAAATGGTATCATACCGGATTCTCCAATCAGCAAGCTGATAACGCTTATCTGAATCTACTTTGCAGTAGTGCTTGAGTAGGTGGTCGAGGGAATGTCTGGCCATATTTAAAGCCCGACTGGCCTGGTGTGTGTCAAACAAATTGACCACATACAAGCCAAAGTCTCTCTGGAGCCACTCGATGTCTGAGTCAGCACCATGAAAAACCTAAtagacagaaaagaaaaaaatagttttgtcaTCAATTTTCTACGCTTTTTGTCCTGTTCAGGGTCACAAAAGCAAAGTTAAATTACTTTGACTGCAGAGGGGTTGGTAAAAGACTCGTTTAGGATGTACATCTCACTTCGGAGTTCCAAGGTGTCAATGATGAAGTCCTCCTCCCTGGTAGAGATCTGCATCAGACAAGTGACTCCCAGGAAACTCCTGTACGAATGGTGCTGTCATGGGAGTTGAGATGATGTCAGTTGGGAAACAGGTCGCTACACCAGTTTGATGATAGATGTCATAACTTCTGATGGTTTATGTACCTCAAGGTCCACTGCAAACTCAGACACATTGTTTAGCTTCTCATTCAATGCCACCAAATCTTCTAGTGTGTCAATGAATTGGCAGTTTGTCTCTTCTACTGGTTTGTACATCTACAAATatagtaaatatatattaaagacatttataaaaatcacaatttttaaATTGACATGGACAAATGGCTTTTTGCCTTCTGTTTCAAAGTACCTTGGGTTCAGTCTTTGACAGAATGCTATCTGGTACTACAAGATTATCCAATTCGAACTGGTAAGGGTGTGCaaacctgtcaaaaaaaatgataataagcaTTTAgcgcacatgtgtcaaagtggctgcccgggggccaaatctggcacgccgcatcattttgtgtggcccgggaaagtaaattttagtgccgactttcagttttaggatcaaatttaaatgaagagtaaagatgtatattaccatttcctaattttcccccttttaaatcactaattgtaatttttttaaatctatttttctgtgtttttagttcaaaaatcattttgtaaaatctaaaaataaatttcaaaaaagctaaaataaacattgttttagatctataaaaaatgaatattcagggcttttaatccagttatattaatccatttacaaaaacactAGCTAAGTAAATCTAAAaatgtccggcccacatgaaattgagttgacgttaacgcagcccgcgaaccaacccgagtctaaccCCTCTGCTTTAGAGTAACATTGTCATAAggcagaaaaaatatatgtaatttgATGAATTTTAAGTCCTCACATGTCCACTTTATGTTCTTGTGTGCGCTGCTGATGAATTAAGTCGGCCAGCGCGGCTGGGACATCGAGATCTTCTGGTCTCTCTTTCCGGAGGTGTTGCGTAGTAAAATCTATTTTCAAACAGTAAAAAGTGCAAGTAAGACCTTGAGAAAAGGTAGGACTATGAAATTTTTACAGATACAATGTCACCCCACATCAACAGTGCTATAAACAAGAAATATGTTCTCCCAAGGTTCTACAATATGATTATATAGTAATATTTTGACAGAATCTTACATGAAGGAAGTGGTTTCAGTGCATTGGGCTTGATGAAAATCTTGGGAATAAACGGTGTGTTACTGTTGTCAATTTTATCTTTGAATTTCAGCTGTGGCCTTTGAATATTCTTGGCTTGGAGCAGTCTGAACGTCTCAGCGCGACCACCAGAGCCTGAACCCTGGAACATACAAGCACCATTTTAGTTTGGGGAGAGACAGCATCTTGTATCGGGAGGATATGAGGCCAACCTTGCGATTCCAGCTGGAAACGACAATCTTTGGAGGCTGATAGCCTGTGGGCATAACAGGTTGCTGGCTCCTGTTCACACCATCAGCTTCATCCAGAAGAATTCCCTGAAAATTAGGTATCAATTATCAAACTGTTTGTATAGCATAAAAATGCATGTCACAAAaatcaacccaaaaaaaattgtagcaCATACCACTTTTTCCAAGATCACATCATTAGAGTCCACAACCAGATCAAAGCTCTCCTCCAATCCAGTGAGCTTATCGCGGTCTCTCATCAGAGAACGGCAATTGTGATGTTGCATGATTTGGCTCATGCTAGACAGAGAAACATGTCAGGTTACTTTTACATGAAAGTCTATATcaaacatgggcaaactacggcccgcgagccacatccggcccgttaggctttttaatccgacccgccgatgttgtccaatttttttttaattttataatttttcccaagatggcgccatcacgcggaagccagtggcagtagttctgtctactcttatttgtttttcgtgttttgcagcccttctatcttttttttaaaaattacatttaaatatttcttaatactacaTACTATAtgaattcctttttactttacactgtttatttaatgatgagtgatgagtatgttaatactttagtcctttttttctgtttatgtttcatatgtactgttaacgggtgcagttttttttatatgcatcgtATCTAGTGCTAACTCGGCCCGtctgtcaaaaagtttgcccaaccatGGTCTATAGCCTGACTTAAACCCCGTAGACATGTATTTTACCTGCTGATGAGCATTATGAGAAAGGAAGACCTTACAACAAATACAGTGTAACTGAGACAATAGATatgaaaaagcacaaaaaaacgaAGACTGAATTTTGGGATGTGAATGTGGGTAAGCctgttattaaaaacaaatgtattactaCGAAATATCAATTTAACTGTATTTTCTTCAATCTGTAGCTTTTCTCACTCAATTGATGCtgtatttatacataaaaaatgttaaatgcctgtgaaaagatgaaaatattcacattgctcatagtaaattaaaataattggtcTTGGTGTATACTTTTGAAGAAGAGAATACATCAAAATAGGTAACGTCTCTTATTTTGTCTTGTCCCCTCCTGTACTTTACAGCAGACAGCTGTGCCTAGACAGGTGGACCTTGATTTCTTCAAAGGAAGCACGATCATACTTGATAAACTCACCAGATCAGGAGCTTATCCCCTTGAACTTGGCAGAAATCCTGGAAACCAGGGAAGGTGCGATAGAAATCAAATTCGTCCCCAATTTGAGGTAAGCTGCCAGATGCTTTGGTGGCCAAAAACACGGAACCCAAGCCATGCTGCAAAGAAGAGATATTACTTGGACACTGTAGTAGAATGACGTCACTTTAAATGGGTATTACTAAGGCACAAGAAAATACACATGTACAACAACTATGATATCAAATGAGAATCAGCTAAACAAtcattttatgaataaaaaataaataaaacatatacttaaaatgattgaaaagtTTAAAGTCTGCTTTAGATAATGTATAAATGACAACTTGTCCAATTGCAGGTTTATCTCAacacgttgttgttgttttcccccTAATATGTTGAATGTATTAGTTATAAATATTTAGGGTATGCCACCAAAATTCTGAACACTTAGCAATTTGCAGTCCTGGGattaaatatcaaaataaagatGTAAATTGTAGTAGCGTCCCTCAGTACCAACAACTACGGTTATAACAATTTATATTTGATTTGATAGAGGAGTAAGGATATGTTTGTTGAAGTTTAGAACGAGCTAACGTGTAAACACGTTGCTAATCTTGACTCGGAACCTGTTCCATTAAgagcaaatgaataaaaacgtaCTTTGACAAAAGCATCCACGTCTTTGTAACCGGGGCAAAACTCCTTGGACACATCGTTTTGGAGTTTAAGATCATCGTTTCGTGAGTTTGAAGAGTCCATCGCAGAATGTGATTTCCATAAAATACATGTGCAACAATGGGCTACAAATACTGACGACTTCCTCcttgttttcttcttctacaCTTTCTACTTTGCATTTCCAGTAGACTCAACATCCGTTAGCACTGATAGCGGTGTGGCATGTAACTACATTAAAACACAACTGGAGTTGGATGCACAAAAATCGTCtgaagtgattaaaaaataaatctactgGCCTATATATGGATATTTTAGTATtccaatttcaatattttctttgtctATAACGATTTAGGaagcattttaatttgacatgaACAGGTCTCACCTTTGACTGCAGTAAGATTATGGGTCCGCAGGGTGGCAGTGTTTACGTTTAATATCTGTTACTAAAACGTATGCACAGTACacgcgctttatcctcacttaggtcgcgggaggtgctggatcatatcccagctgacttcgggccaacggcgggggaaaccctgaatcggtgaccagcctaGCACAGTGCACAAGCAGAAGGACAGCCATTCAAACGCATACCTCGGGgcaaaccagaatacccagagaaaacccatgcaggcctgggtacaacatgcaaactccacacaggtgaattgacctggatttgaacccaggacctcagagatGTGAGTCCAACGTtctaaccactcagtcgccgGGTCCGTTTAATACCTCTTACTAGTAAATTATGCACATTACACTGGGCGCGCCGTCCTCTGaatgttaaatttaaaatatcagCTCTTGCGTGAACTTTAAATGTTCTCTAAGGTATTTACGGGTAGGGTTAGGGCAAGCTTATGAAATTCAACAAAGCCTTCATAAATTCGAAAGCAGTTGCAGGGATTTATGACGTAGTCTTATCTGTTGACCTAACATTTAGGCAGCAGGTCCTAAACTCTTCTTTAAATCAATGGCctatatcttatttttttgcctttctggCTTTATGAGAGACGAACAATATTGTTTTCAACTCTCTTTGATTGGAGTTGCAAGATAATCCTTACAGGTAGGTGGAACTTTTCTTTGGACCGTATTTTCGAAGATATCCGCCACAGGTTTTCAATTCAGTTGAAATTTGGGATATTTGCAGACCATTGCATTGATGggatgctttttttcctccataaaTGCTATcaggtatttttatttatttatttttgatgtaAGAGAGGATGCTTcgtcattttgaaaaaatatttcatgatcCCCAAACATGTTTTCAATTAAATGGATAAGAAAGTAAgtcttttttcaaaaatgtctaATTGAATGGTCGCCTAAGAATGGTCTCTATGGTCACAATCCAGAAttccaaaacaatacaataaacaaaaattcaacaaaaaaaatcctggacTATCGAAGCCACTCCACTTTTTCATGCTGTCTGTACTGCAAAGAAAGTTTCAGTTTCCTTCCATAGTGATGCTGTGGTCAATACAAGGTGAAGAACCATTGCTAAGTATTGACATAGCTGCTCGTTATGGATGATCTGTGGTGTGTGGGGAGAAACCTCTATTTTCCTGACTTCCTTTCATTGATCTCTCTACAGGGTCCTTGCCTTCTTATTATCTTAAAAGCATCTCTGCAACACTGCCTGAATCGATATTTCTCAGTAACTTTATATGTCATACTGTTGTTTTAGTCATAACTATGTGTATCCATAAATTTTGTGCTTTCAAAATATTGTAGATTTGTACTTAGACcatacatgggcaaactacggcccgcgggacACTTAGGGCCTGTtaagctttttaatccggcgCGTCGACgttgtaatattgtttttttttcccaagatggcgtcatcacgtggaagccagtggcagtagctctgtccac is from Stigmatopora nigra isolate UIUO_SnigA chromosome 1, RoL_Snig_1.1, whole genome shotgun sequence and encodes:
- the exosc10 gene encoding exosome complex component 10, with amino-acid sequence MDSSNSRNDDLKLQNDVSKEFCPGYKDVDAFVKHGLGSVFLATKASGSLPQIGDEFDFYRTFPGFQDFCQVQGDKLLICMSQIMQHHNCRSLMRDRDKLTGLEESFDLVVDSNDVILEKVGILLDEADGVNRSQQPVMPTGYQPPKIVVSSWNRKGSGSGGRAETFRLLQAKNIQRPQLKFKDKIDNSNTPFIPKIFIKPNALKPLPSYFTTQHLRKERPEDLDVPAALADLIHQQRTQEHKVDMFAHPYQFELDNLVVPDSILSKTEPKMYKPVEETNCQFIDTLEDLVALNEKLNNVSEFAVDLEHHSYRSFLGVTCLMQISTREEDFIIDTLELRSEMYILNESFTNPSAVKVFHGADSDIEWLQRDFGLYVVNLFDTHQASRALNMARHSLDHLLKHYCKVDSDKRYQLADWRIRPIPDEMALYARSDTHYLLYIFDCMKAQLLDFNHGQPGLIQSVWNRSKDISLKKYAKPIFTEESYLELQRKQKKSFNTQQLTAFRLLFAWRDKLARQEDESTGYVLPTHMMIKISEELPKEPQGIIACCNPIPPLVRQQVNELHLLAKEAREMPLLKTEIAMQKNKGLLPIKKAKVTLFGPHDTSRVPDHIEPHVPADELPIKEGVLFDDDQKSDNDIQKITHLVASAKITLFEEPDVKEILESLSVVQMKARRIKESFENPFRMYLPSTGVHVNENAKSDPSSKIFEISKRWKLQTMEQQQKDLESKKKAKAEAKLQAKKATEKRQKAKVSYQESLENVATVRQLAAKCKKVDVKKRERVPSEVGESTPKPNKKQKSTDKNDPSEVGESTPKPSKKLKSTEKNDPSEDGESTPKPNKKQKSTDKNDPSEVGESTPKPSKKQKSADKNRKTEVPDEESFKPFDYTQSDFKIFSGTKSKNNSQFDPNNQSHEPRKKKMGAGKKCVPGGESKSMSYIAGTSNRGFRHNWPKK